A window of Maioricimonas rarisocia genomic DNA:
GAATGGTGCGGCGTGCAACACTTGCCGGGGATGTGGCGAATGCGAGATTCTGTCAAACGGCTTCTGCCGAAGCCGGCGCTGAGGCACCTTCGGGCTGCGATTGCCAGACACAACCATATGAAGATACGCCGGAAAGCCGTTCACCACGCGTGCCTGTTTCTCGAGCCCGAGAACGTCACGGAACACTATTACCACTTCCTGTTCGACCTCTGCCTGCCATTGTGGCGTCTGACGGAGGTCGTCCCCCTCGGGACCCGCTTCACTCTTCGCAGCTTCGGCATTCTGACTGATCGCCTCGAAGCGATGTTCCCGGGGAGCGTCTGCATCGAAGACGACCCGGACCGAATTGAGCAGCTACCTCGAATGCCGCTGTCGGGAATGAACCCGCGATTCGTGGAGCTGGACTGTTACGAGGTCATGCGATTCCGCAGGCACGTCCTTTCGACGTTGGGCGCGAACGAGACGTCCGAACGGATGAACGTCCTGTTGATCGAGCGGGCGCCGCCAGACCCGTACTTTCTATTGGAAGCGCAGAAACGGGGGGCGGGGGCTTCGCGGCGATCCATTCCGAATCATTCCGAGTTGGCTGCGGCCGTCGAGTCTCTCGTCCAGCCGCCATACCAGTTCCGGAATGTACGCCTGGAAGAATGTACGCTGCGCGAACAGGTTGAGCTGTTTGCCAATGCCGCTGTCGTCATTGGACAGCACGGGGCCGGACTCGCGAACAGCTTGTGGATGAGGCCGGGGAGCGAGATCGTCGAATTGAGCAATTGTCCGGAGCTGACGCACTTTCCCGAAATTGCCCGCGTCATGCGACACCGGCATTCGGTATACCGGACCGATGGTCCGCATGCCGAAGTCGACGTCGGACACTTCCTCGACTATCTCAAAGAGGCCAGTCCGAGTCGCGGCTTTCAAGGGGAGATCTGGCGGGGCCATCCGGCGCTGTCGCCGAGCAGTGGTCCCGGACAGCGACCCCACGGGATTGCCGGATGAACGGTCGCAAGGCACGACTCCGTGTTGATTACCGCTCCATGATCACCGGCAGCGGAACTGAGCGGGCCTCGTCGATGATTCCAGTGTGAAAGAAGTGAACGGCCATGAGACTTGTGGGACGAATCAAGAGCCTGCTCAACGACGTGGCCCGCAGTCGCGGTTACCACATCGAGCGTATCGTCGATTACGGAGAACACGAACTCGACATCCTGCGGCTCGCCGTCGAGTCGCTACGGCCCGAGGACCCCGGCTTCTACTTCGTTCAGGTCGGTGCCCACGATGGCCGCACAGGGGATCCGCTCTTCCGCTTCGTGGAACGATACCACTGGCGAGGGCTGTTGCTCGAACCACAGCCAGATGTCTTCAAGGCGCTCGCGGAGAACTACTCCGGTGAAACTCAGCTTGTTCTCGAGAATGCGGCACTGGCCCGGGAAGACGGCACGCTGCCACTCTACACGGTCGACGGAGCGACCTACCTGGCATCTTTCGATCGAGGCCGGCTTCGGGACCGCGTGCGCGATCCGGCCCGAATCACCGAGATCCCCGTCGACACCGTCTGCTTCGCCACTCTGGTCGAGCGACATGCCATCAACAGGGTTGATATCCTGCAGATCGATGCCGAGGGGTTCGACTTCGAAATCATCCGAATGGCGCTGCACAGTCCACTGCCAAAACCGCGGATGATCCGATACGAACACCTTCACCTGTCCCCGGCGGATCGCGGGGCCTGCGCCGATCTGCTCGCGTCGCATGGATATCGCATGTTCCGCGATGGTACCGACACGATGGCGTACCTTCAGGCATCCCAATGACGTCGCACGACATCTTGCGGTCGCGTCAACAGTCGCGCCTTTCGCCGGCCCACTCTCAACGCCGCACGCCCATCTCCACCCACTTCATTTCGATGTTCTCACCGGTCGGGATCGTCCATGTCTGCGGCGAGTCCGTCGCAAACGTTCGTTCGGCCGTGTGTGTCGCTCCTTCGGAATCCGACCACGCGAACGTCACCCGGCAATGGTCATCACCAGGAACTTCGTACGCCAGATGCGCCTCGGCTCGCAGATACCGCTTGCCGCCGTCGTTGCGAAAGCGGATCTGCACGGGACCGGTCATCAGATCCGGCAGCGGAATGTCTCCATAGCAGAACGACTGGGACCAGAAATCGCCCGGCTCGGTGCCCCGGCGAACGATCTGCCAGTCGCTGACCAGCGGGTGCCACGTCCGGCCTTCGTCGAGTGAGAACTCGATCTGGTAGCGGATCGAAGGGTCAGGCGGATTGCCCGAAGCCACGTGAGCGGCCGCGTGAAGACGCATTGCATAACGGTCAGTCGGAGGGGAAAGCTGCAGCGTAACGCGAGGCGTGCCGAAGGCGCCGTCGACAAGATGAGCGCGAGCCTGTGGGAGCGTCGGACCTGCAGAGACGAGTGCTTCCCCCGAAGCCTCGAACGTGACTGTGCTGCCCCCCTCCTGCAGGCGGGGAAACAGAGCCGGATTCGCCTGGCAGACAGTGACGATCTCGAGATCTGCGTCGACGAGATCGGCAGCCGCAGCACCTAATCGCAGCCAGTACTGGCGATGCCCCTTCACGTCGTCCGTCAGGTCGAGCTGTCCGTTCAGTTGCCCGTACTCGTGCCATGTCTGTCCACGATCAA
This region includes:
- a CDS encoding glycosyltransferase 61 family protein; amino-acid sequence: MKIRRKAVHHACLFLEPENVTEHYYHFLFDLCLPLWRLTEVVPLGTRFTLRSFGILTDRLEAMFPGSVCIEDDPDRIEQLPRMPLSGMNPRFVELDCYEVMRFRRHVLSTLGANETSERMNVLLIERAPPDPYFLLEAQKRGAGASRRSIPNHSELAAAVESLVQPPYQFRNVRLEECTLREQVELFANAAVVIGQHGAGLANSLWMRPGSEIVELSNCPELTHFPEIARVMRHRHSVYRTDGPHAEVDVGHFLDYLKEASPSRGFQGEIWRGHPALSPSSGPGQRPHGIAG
- a CDS encoding FkbM family methyltransferase; protein product: MRLVGRIKSLLNDVARSRGYHIERIVDYGEHELDILRLAVESLRPEDPGFYFVQVGAHDGRTGDPLFRFVERYHWRGLLLEPQPDVFKALAENYSGETQLVLENAALAREDGTLPLYTVDGATYLASFDRGRLRDRVRDPARITEIPVDTVCFATLVERHAINRVDILQIDAEGFDFEIIRMALHSPLPKPRMIRYEHLHLSPADRGACADLLASHGYRMFRDGTDTMAYLQASQ